A DNA window from Aestuariispira ectoiniformans contains the following coding sequences:
- a CDS encoding sigma-54-dependent transcriptional regulator — MSKRIRILIVDDEESFVRSLSFALRTEGMDVTGVHSGEDAFLEVRKEQFDIILLDLRLPGADGMEVLSSIHNLDVTIPVIMISAHGDTRAAVQAVKSGAADYLSKPFELDELIHTINTVLDQSQVALELDYHRRRDVPTSGLIGDCSAMKELRDTIDRVAQSSASRILLLGESGTGKALVARAIHSESPRRDRAFVEVNCAALPEQLIESELFGAEKGAYTGAHQKRTGLVRLADGGTLFLDEIGELPLALQAKFLHFLENGDYRPVGAERSSSADVRVITATNRDLAEEVRLGNFREDLFYRLNVITIDIPALRTRGEDILALVAHFADRQAKAEGCLPIHFDPATQDMLLTHEWRGNVRELKNLIERLTILYPAKTITPDLLPAEFHGQGDRDVAASDDGQSIQLQDRLNHTERHIVQGALDEADGHKGRAAEILGISRHALKRRLQRLGL, encoded by the coding sequence ATGTCCAAGAGGATCAGAATACTGATCGTCGACGATGAGGAGTCTTTCGTTCGCTCTCTCAGTTTTGCCCTGCGCACCGAAGGGATGGATGTAACCGGCGTCCATTCCGGTGAAGATGCCTTCCTTGAAGTGCGTAAGGAACAGTTCGACATCATTCTGCTTGACCTTCGTCTGCCCGGGGCCGACGGGATGGAGGTTCTGAGCAGTATTCATAATTTGGATGTGACGATCCCGGTCATTATGATTTCGGCTCATGGCGATACGCGGGCCGCCGTTCAGGCCGTCAAAAGCGGTGCCGCAGATTATCTGAGCAAGCCTTTCGAACTGGATGAGCTTATCCACACGATCAATACGGTGCTGGATCAAAGTCAGGTAGCGTTGGAGCTTGATTATCATCGCCGCCGCGATGTCCCGACCAGCGGGCTGATCGGCGATTGTTCCGCCATGAAAGAGTTGCGGGATACGATCGACCGCGTTGCCCAAAGCAGCGCCAGCCGGATTTTGCTTCTGGGGGAATCCGGTACCGGCAAGGCCCTGGTCGCCCGGGCAATTCACAGCGAAAGCCCTCGCCGGGACAGGGCCTTTGTTGAAGTCAACTGCGCAGCCCTGCCGGAACAGCTCATTGAATCGGAACTCTTCGGGGCGGAGAAGGGGGCCTATACAGGCGCTCACCAGAAGCGAACGGGGCTGGTGCGCCTGGCTGATGGCGGGACGCTTTTTCTGGATGAAATCGGAGAGTTGCCGCTCGCCCTGCAGGCAAAGTTCCTCCATTTCCTGGAAAACGGAGATTACAGGCCGGTCGGGGCGGAGCGCTCGTCATCTGCGGATGTCCGCGTGATCACGGCGACAAACAGGGACCTTGCGGAGGAAGTCCGCCTTGGCAATTTCAGGGAGGACCTGTTCTATCGACTGAATGTCATCACGATTGATATTCCGGCGCTCAGAACCCGTGGTGAGGATATATTGGCGCTTGTTGCGCATTTTGCGGATCGCCAGGCCAAGGCCGAAGGCTGTCTTCCAATTCACTTCGACCCGGCAACGCAGGATATGCTCCTGACCCATGAGTGGCGGGGCAATGTGCGCGAGTTGAAAAACCTGATTGAACGACTGACGATCCTGTATCCGGCGAAAACCATTACACCGGACTTATTGCCCGCTGAGTTCCACGGGCAGGGTGATAGGGATGTCGCGGCGAGTGACGATGGCCAATCCATTCAATTGCAGGATCGCCTCAATCATACTGAGCGTCATATCGTCCAGGGTGCCTTGGATGAGGCTGATGGTCATAAAGGCCGTGCCGCGGAGATTCTTGGCATATCAAGACACGCCTTGAAGCGTCGATTACAGCGCCTGGGATTGTAA
- a CDS encoding ABC transporter substrate-binding protein, whose translation MEVRISPFFGCITIVATFCAFLSGKTAQAERFELGAPSSEADAVVGCLYPMTGRSATYGRDSIAGIKIALNDLKAEAEAGLSVPKLRVIADDPRSKASYAVRLAQDFIANDHVRFFCGIVSSGVAHAVSDLALREKIIMVGTDHASSRLSIEAAHKYYFRVTNDSWTSMAAGARYLRDLQEKTGWTKLAFIGPDYDYGHVSWTDLQLALSELGVEYETVAALWPKLYEPDYSIYIGALQNAKPDIVVTALWGGDFIAFIKQAATTRFFETIRLANFDTGANYDVMMALGDQPYPGLILSARHHNNWPETGRNKRFVAQFHEMTGRYPTYAAEGAYTGIMAIARAMEKAGADNDNNNEALIRAFEGLQLALPEDPPGFASYIDPDTHQIVQAQAVGTVVHNENFPPSKLMVGNWAIYDAEDLKPSKEIVLRRRKAALGGSEALPPPTP comes from the coding sequence ATGGAGGTGCGGATAAGCCCGTTTTTCGGGTGCATCACCATAGTGGCGACATTCTGTGCATTCTTGTCAGGCAAGACCGCACAGGCTGAACGCTTCGAACTGGGCGCACCGTCATCGGAGGCGGATGCGGTCGTTGGCTGTTTGTATCCGATGACAGGCCGTTCGGCGACCTATGGCCGGGACAGTATCGCCGGCATCAAAATAGCGTTGAACGACCTGAAAGCAGAGGCGGAAGCCGGTCTTTCGGTGCCGAAACTACGGGTCATTGCCGATGACCCGCGTTCCAAGGCATCCTATGCCGTTCGTCTGGCGCAGGACTTCATTGCCAATGATCATGTGCGTTTCTTCTGCGGGATTGTATCGTCCGGCGTTGCCCATGCGGTCAGCGACCTGGCCCTGCGCGAGAAGATCATCATGGTCGGCACGGACCATGCGTCGTCACGGCTGAGCATCGAGGCGGCTCACAAATACTATTTCCGCGTAACCAACGATAGCTGGACGTCGATGGCGGCCGGTGCACGGTATTTGCGGGATTTGCAGGAAAAAACAGGCTGGACAAAGCTTGCCTTCATCGGGCCGGACTATGACTACGGCCATGTCTCATGGACGGATTTGCAGCTTGCTCTATCCGAACTCGGCGTTGAGTACGAGACCGTCGCGGCCTTGTGGCCGAAGCTCTACGAGCCGGATTACTCGATCTATATCGGTGCCCTGCAAAACGCCAAGCCGGACATCGTCGTGACCGCCTTGTGGGGTGGTGATTTCATTGCCTTTATCAAGCAGGCGGCGACAACCCGTTTCTTCGAGACAATTCGTCTCGCCAATTTCGATACCGGCGCCAATTACGATGTAATGATGGCGTTGGGCGACCAGCCCTATCCGGGGCTGATCCTTTCTGCGCGACACCATAACAACTGGCCGGAAACAGGCCGAAACAAGAGATTCGTCGCGCAATTCCACGAGATGACCGGTCGTTATCCGACTTATGCCGCGGAAGGGGCATATACGGGGATCATGGCCATTGCTCGTGCGATGGAGAAAGCCGGTGCGGACAATGACAACAATAACGAGGCGTTGATCAGGGCTTTCGAAGGCCTGCAACTCGCGTTGCCAGAAGATCCTCCCGGTTTTGCATCCTACATCGATCCAGACACACACCAGATTGTCCAGGCGCAAGCCGTGGGCACGGTCGTCCACAACGAGAACTTTCCACCGTCCAAACTGATGGTTGGCAACTGGGCGATCTATGACGCCGAAGACTTGAAGCCGTCCAAGGAAATCGTCTTGCGACGCCGCAAGGCGGCCCTTGGCGGATCGGAGGCGCTTCCACCACCAACACCGTGA
- a CDS encoding ABC transporter substrate-binding protein has translation MKNKKTSIIKSLITGATAIALAAGIATGASAAENGKFRVGIVTFLSGPAAGPFGVPSANAAKVLVEELNKGNLPAPYDKLGINGAEIEAVIIDEAGGATKQVEEYRNLVQRQKVDAVIGYVSSGDCLAVAPVAEELKTFTVAYDCGTSRLFAENSDAKYMFRTGLDASVDNIGAVRYLAATRPDVTRLSGIQQNYSWGQDSWNDFTAAAAKLLPEADVVEEQFPKIYQGQYGAEISALSVKRPEIVHSSFWGGDMEAFVLQANARGLLEDATGLLTCGEASFGTYKDQAPNGMIIGARGPFGAFAPDNELNNWFEGVYSAAYDKDPVYPATKMAQAILGLKYAAENAGVGDKEIPSAEQLSAAMKGATFESVSGTVEMARASGHQAMQGITYGEYHYEDGKPSIKNAVSFSGACVTPPEGVSAAEWIEQGFPGATCN, from the coding sequence GTGAAGAATAAAAAAACGTCGATCATCAAAAGCTTGATTACAGGGGCAACGGCCATTGCGCTAGCTGCCGGAATCGCCACCGGGGCATCCGCCGCGGAAAACGGCAAATTCCGTGTCGGCATCGTGACCTTCCTGTCCGGCCCGGCTGCCGGTCCGTTCGGGGTTCCGTCCGCCAATGCCGCAAAAGTTCTGGTTGAAGAACTGAACAAGGGCAATCTGCCGGCCCCTTACGACAAACTGGGCATCAACGGCGCAGAAATCGAAGCCGTCATCATTGACGAGGCCGGTGGCGCGACCAAGCAGGTCGAAGAATACCGTAATCTGGTTCAACGCCAGAAAGTCGATGCCGTGATCGGCTATGTCTCCTCCGGTGACTGCCTAGCGGTCGCACCGGTTGCCGAAGAGCTGAAAACCTTCACAGTTGCCTATGATTGCGGCACCTCCCGGCTGTTTGCTGAAAACAGCGATGCCAAATATATGTTCCGTACCGGTCTGGACGCATCCGTCGACAACATCGGTGCTGTTCGCTATCTCGCGGCCACCCGACCGGATGTAACGCGCCTGTCCGGTATCCAGCAGAACTATTCCTGGGGGCAGGATAGCTGGAATGACTTTACCGCCGCGGCTGCGAAACTGCTGCCGGAGGCTGATGTCGTAGAAGAGCAGTTCCCGAAAATCTATCAGGGCCAGTATGGTGCGGAAATCTCCGCATTGTCCGTCAAACGTCCGGAGATCGTCCACAGCAGCTTCTGGGGTGGCGACATGGAGGCATTTGTCCTGCAGGCGAACGCGCGTGGTCTGCTGGAAGATGCGACAGGACTTCTGACCTGTGGCGAAGCCAGCTTTGGAACCTATAAGGATCAGGCACCCAACGGCATGATTATCGGCGCACGCGGTCCCTTCGGCGCCTTTGCTCCGGATAATGAGCTGAACAACTGGTTCGAAGGCGTCTATAGCGCGGCCTATGATAAAGACCCGGTCTATCCGGCAACCAAAATGGCGCAGGCCATCCTGGGTCTGAAATATGCGGCTGAAAACGCCGGTGTTGGCGACAAGGAAATCCCGTCAGCCGAACAGCTTTCCGCCGCCATGAAGGGCGCTACCTTCGAATCCGTTTCCGGTACTGTGGAAATGGCGCGCGCAAGCGGCCATCAGGCCATGCAGGGCATCACCTATGGTGAATATCACTATGAAGACGGCAAGCCGAGCATCAAGAATGCCGTCTCCTTCTCCGGTGCATGCGTGACGCCGCCGGAAGGTGTTTCCGCTGCCGAATGGATTGAACAGGGTTTCCCGGGCGCGACCTGTAACTAA
- a CDS encoding branched-chain amino acid ABC transporter permease has protein sequence MTSLLAVLIDGSIYASWLFLVAAGLTVIYGVMRILNMAHGSFYAIGAYSAASLIGWYFNNGVGPAWASYLLLVVAALVAGLIVGVFIERGLLRFMYGRDEILMVIITYALLLILEDAMKLVWGVSPYFAYQPYSELGRTSLGLLKVSNYDLALVGVSALLGLALWGWLERTNQGKVLRAVIHDKEIAVAMGVNVRLMFTITFALGTTLGALAGALTAPAISVVPGIGVEVIVLAFAVVVIGGLGSIGGAAVGALLVGFSRAAAVHFAPEFELFVIYGVMSLVLAFRPEGLFGRTLARKI, from the coding sequence ATGACAAGCCTTCTTGCCGTCCTGATTGATGGCTCGATCTATGCGTCGTGGCTGTTCCTCGTCGCCGCCGGTCTGACGGTGATTTACGGGGTAATGCGTATCCTCAACATGGCCCATGGCAGTTTCTATGCCATTGGGGCCTATTCTGCGGCATCGCTTATCGGCTGGTATTTTAACAACGGCGTCGGGCCGGCCTGGGCGAGTTACCTTTTGCTGGTTGTCGCCGCCCTCGTTGCCGGTCTGATTGTTGGGGTTTTCATTGAGCGCGGATTGTTGCGTTTCATGTATGGCCGCGACGAAATTCTGATGGTCATCATTACTTATGCCCTTTTGCTGATCCTGGAAGACGCCATGAAACTCGTCTGGGGGGTCAGCCCGTATTTTGCCTATCAACCCTATTCGGAACTGGGCCGTACGTCTCTCGGCCTGCTCAAGGTGTCCAATTACGACCTGGCACTGGTCGGTGTATCCGCGCTTCTCGGGCTGGCCCTGTGGGGTTGGCTGGAGCGAACCAACCAGGGCAAGGTCCTGCGCGCCGTCATTCACGACAAGGAAATTGCCGTGGCCATGGGGGTGAATGTCCGACTGATGTTCACAATCACCTTTGCCCTAGGCACCACGCTTGGTGCGCTGGCGGGGGCATTGACCGCCCCTGCGATTTCCGTCGTCCCGGGCATCGGGGTTGAGGTGATCGTCCTGGCCTTTGCCGTCGTTGTTATCGGTGGCCTCGGCAGCATTGGCGGTGCTGCCGTCGGTGCGCTTCTGGTCGGTTTCAGCCGCGCCGCTGCTGTTCATTTTGCACCTGAGTTCGAACTGTTTGTTATCTACGGGGTGATGTCGCTGGTACTCGCCTTCCGTCCCGAGGGCCTCTTCGGCCGCACATTGGCGAGGAAAATCTGA
- a CDS encoding branched-chain amino acid ABC transporter permease — MHLDKTELSLIAVAIACVLLGMVWPGWLIFLLTIAFAKALVVQGVVMQMRAGLVSFGQGLFYCIGGYAVGMGGQFLGIHDAILALVLGVAVAIVIAMLLGLLLTRYRDIFFAMLSLAFSMILFGILVKSQELGSTDGFNVHDWTVLGWRPQSGPQGQYTVFALTVGAGLLISIFLHRYIKAGIGVICEAVRENEVRVEYLGLSPRWVLYGNYVAAAAVSALGGGLTALATGHVDPEMAYWTTSGEFVFIALLGGMGHVAAPFIAAIVFSVVRTYAIELVPHTWQMILGFTLLGVIVFLPKGLWSLVSRHKEGERA, encoded by the coding sequence ATGCATCTGGACAAAACTGAATTGTCGCTGATCGCGGTTGCGATTGCTTGTGTCCTGCTGGGAATGGTCTGGCCGGGCTGGCTGATTTTCCTGCTGACCATTGCCTTTGCGAAGGCGCTGGTGGTGCAGGGCGTCGTCATGCAGATGCGGGCGGGTCTCGTATCCTTCGGGCAGGGGCTGTTCTATTGTATCGGCGGCTATGCCGTCGGTATGGGCGGGCAGTTCCTGGGCATTCATGACGCCATCCTCGCCCTGGTCCTGGGTGTTGCAGTTGCCATTGTTATTGCAATGCTGTTGGGACTTTTGCTGACGCGTTATCGCGACATCTTCTTTGCGATGCTGTCCCTGGCATTCTCCATGATCCTGTTTGGAATTCTGGTCAAAAGCCAGGAACTGGGCAGCACGGACGGCTTTAACGTTCATGACTGGACTGTTCTGGGCTGGCGTCCGCAAAGTGGGCCGCAGGGGCAGTATACGGTCTTCGCCCTGACCGTCGGCGCGGGCCTTCTGATTTCGATTTTCCTGCATCGCTACATCAAGGCTGGCATCGGCGTGATTTGCGAGGCTGTGCGCGAGAATGAAGTCCGGGTGGAATATCTCGGCCTGTCACCGCGCTGGGTCCTGTATGGCAACTATGTCGCCGCTGCTGCCGTTTCGGCACTGGGGGGCGGCCTGACTGCGCTTGCCACAGGGCATGTGGACCCGGAAATGGCCTATTGGACCACATCCGGCGAATTCGTCTTCATTGCCTTGTTGGGAGGCATGGGCCATGTGGCAGCCCCCTTCATCGCAGCCATCGTCTTTTCTGTCGTTCGCACCTATGCAATCGAACTTGTTCCCCACACCTGGCAGATGATCCTCGGCTTCACGCTTTTGGGTGTAATTGTCTTCCTGCCGAAGGGACTGTGGAGCCTCGTCAGCCGACATAAGGAAGGAGAACGGGCATGA
- a CDS encoding ABC transporter ATP-binding protein → MTAILETRSLNKEFGAVIAAKDINVKIEKGEVVGVIGSNGAGKTTFINMVTGYLRPTEGQILFNGNSIVGRSPRAITRAGMARSFQVAQLFPELSVIDNLVVALAAAESPRPSFLRPMRSERRIAAAEEILAEFGVSDYRNSLVTAVPQGARKLVDIAMALIGNPQMLLLDEPTSGVSMDEKTGLMDTVMNAVRQHGVTVLFVEHDMDVVERYVSRILAFYSGEIIADGEPSAVLANERVRDLVTGHRTPAKSGSAV, encoded by the coding sequence ATGACCGCCATTCTTGAAACCCGTTCGCTTAACAAAGAGTTCGGGGCTGTTATTGCGGCCAAGGATATCAACGTCAAAATCGAAAAAGGCGAAGTCGTCGGCGTTATCGGTTCAAACGGCGCCGGCAAGACCACCTTTATCAATATGGTGACGGGATATCTGCGCCCGACCGAAGGGCAAATCCTGTTTAACGGAAATTCGATTGTCGGGCGGTCGCCGCGCGCAATCACGCGGGCGGGAATGGCGCGGTCCTTCCAGGTCGCACAGCTTTTTCCGGAGCTGTCGGTGATTGACAATCTGGTCGTGGCGCTGGCTGCTGCCGAAAGCCCCCGACCGAGCTTCCTGCGGCCCATGCGCAGTGAACGGCGGATTGCCGCCGCCGAGGAAATCCTCGCGGAATTCGGTGTCTCCGATTATCGCAATTCACTGGTAACAGCCGTGCCGCAGGGTGCGCGAAAACTTGTGGATATCGCCATGGCGCTGATCGGAAATCCGCAGATGCTGTTGCTGGACGAACCCACCAGTGGCGTGTCGATGGATGAAAAGACCGGCCTGATGGATACCGTGATGAATGCGGTGCGCCAGCATGGTGTTACAGTCCTCTTCGTGGAGCACGATATGGATGTGGTCGAACGCTATGTTTCGCGTATTCTGGCTTTCTATAGCGGTGAGATTATCGCGGATGGCGAGCCTTCCGCCGTTCTGGCGAACGAGCGTGTTCGCGATCTGGTCACCGGGCACCGTACGCCTGCAAAATCGGGGAGTGCCGTATAA
- a CDS encoding ATP-binding cassette domain-containing protein: MTLKIQNLNVSIGNIPILRDVSFEVPEGKMIGLIGHNGAGKTTLMRSIMGLLAADSGEITFDGRDLRNLADFARAKSGISYMPEDRRLIPSLTVEENILLPAWSNGIKDARQRLEWAYDLLPEIAQFRNRRALQLSGGQQKLVALARALMPGRRLLLLDEPFEGVAPVLSRRLSEVISNLGSSGLCVLISESDDTHSADLVAGSYRIERGSVSVGGEVPA; the protein is encoded by the coding sequence ATGACCCTGAAGATTCAAAACCTGAATGTCTCCATCGGCAATATCCCGATCCTCCGGGATGTTTCCTTTGAGGTGCCCGAAGGCAAGATGATCGGCCTGATCGGCCATAACGGGGCGGGGAAGACCACGCTGATGCGGTCGATCATGGGGTTGCTTGCCGCTGACAGCGGTGAAATTACCTTTGATGGCCGAGACCTTCGTAACCTGGCCGATTTTGCCCGTGCCAAGTCGGGGATCAGCTATATGCCCGAAGACCGCCGTCTGATTCCATCGTTGACGGTTGAAGAAAACATCCTGCTGCCTGCCTGGTCCAACGGTATAAAGGACGCGCGACAGCGTCTCGAATGGGCCTATGACCTTCTGCCGGAGATCGCGCAGTTCCGCAACCGTCGTGCACTGCAGCTTTCCGGCGGTCAGCAAAAGCTGGTTGCGCTTGCCCGCGCCCTGATGCCGGGGCGGCGGCTGCTTTTGCTGGACGAGCCGTTCGAAGGGGTCGCACCTGTTTTGTCACGCCGCCTGAGCGAGGTTATCTCCAACCTGGGCAGCAGCGGCCTTTGCGTCCTGATATCTGAATCGGACGATACACATTCCGCCGATCTTGTTGCAGGCTCTTACCGCATTGAACGGGGCTCTGTGTCGGTCGGCGGCGAAGTTCCGGCCTGA
- a CDS encoding iron-containing alcohol dehydrogenase, with the protein MNDFTFETTPHVICEFDGALKLGDLCKQFGAKSAMLLTDPGLQKVGLIDGPLTGLKEAGIETLLWTRVEADPPEASIVEAVNAAREFNADIIIGLGGGSSMDTAKLVALLCGHEQTLEDVYGIGLAKGPRLPLIQVPTTAGTGSEVTPISIVTTPSHEKKGVVSPLLYPDIALLDASLTMDLPAPITAATGIDAMVHAIEAYTTRHKKNVLSDGLAIRALQLMTANIDDAVSDKPSREAREAMLQGSMMAGMAFANAPVAAVHALAYPLGGHFHVPHGLSNALVLVEVLRFNRDAACSHYAELARAVMPAKRFSSDEEACDAFIQFMADMVARMPFAQNLRDVGVRERDLDMLAADAMKVERLLVNNPREMTLEAAHAIYAATL; encoded by the coding sequence ATGAATGATTTTACCTTTGAGACCACACCGCATGTGATCTGTGAATTCGACGGCGCTTTGAAGCTTGGCGATCTGTGCAAACAGTTCGGGGCCAAAAGTGCGATGCTGCTAACCGATCCCGGATTGCAGAAGGTCGGATTGATTGACGGGCCTTTGACCGGGTTGAAAGAGGCGGGCATTGAGACCCTTCTCTGGACCAGGGTAGAGGCGGACCCGCCGGAAGCCAGCATTGTCGAGGCTGTCAACGCAGCCAGGGAATTCAATGCCGATATCATTATCGGTCTGGGCGGTGGCAGTTCCATGGATACCGCAAAACTGGTTGCCTTGTTATGCGGTCACGAACAGACGTTGGAGGACGTCTATGGGATCGGCCTGGCAAAGGGACCGCGTCTGCCGCTGATCCAGGTGCCGACGACCGCCGGTACCGGGTCGGAAGTCACCCCGATTTCCATCGTGACCACGCCGTCTCATGAGAAAAAGGGCGTGGTTTCCCCCTTGCTCTATCCGGACATTGCCTTGCTTGACGCCAGCCTGACCATGGACCTGCCCGCGCCGATCACGGCAGCAACCGGGATCGACGCCATGGTCCATGCCATTGAGGCATATACCACACGCCACAAGAAAAATGTCCTTTCCGACGGCCTGGCTATTCGCGCCCTGCAGTTGATGACGGCCAATATCGACGATGCTGTTTCGGACAAACCCAGCCGCGAGGCGCGCGAAGCGATGCTGCAGGGGTCCATGATGGCCGGTATGGCTTTTGCCAATGCGCCGGTGGCGGCGGTCCATGCGCTGGCCTATCCGCTGGGCGGGCATTTCCATGTGCCTCACGGCCTCAGCAATGCGCTGGTGCTGGTAGAAGTGTTACGTTTCAACCGGGATGCCGCCTGCTCACACTATGCTGAACTTGCCCGTGCGGTCATGCCTGCCAAACGGTTTTCTTCCGATGAGGAGGCCTGTGATGCCTTCATTCAATTCATGGCGGACATGGTTGCCCGGATGCCGTTTGCGCAAAATCTCCGCGATGTGGGGGTGAGAGAACGTGACCTGGACATGCTGGCGGCGGATGCCATGAAGGTGGAAAGGCTGCTGGTCAACAATCCACGGGAAATGACCCTGGAAGCCGCCCACGCCATTTATGCCGCAACACTGTAG
- a CDS encoding NAD-dependent succinate-semialdehyde dehydrogenase, with protein MPLNLQDTGLWQTRAFLDGKWTDAACGKMFPVSDPANGEHLADVPDMDAEDTRRAIEAANGALPAWRLLTAKERATILRKWFDLCLAARDDLALLMTREQGKPLAEASGEVVYGASFIEWFAEEGKRIYGDVIPSHGADKRIVTVKQPIGVVAAITPWNFPMAMITRKCAPALAAGCTVVIKPAEDTPLTALALAELARRAGFPDGVVNVVTASHGAEVGGELTANPIVRKLSFTGSTQVGKLLMRQCSDTVKKVSLELGGNAPFIVFDDADLDEAVIGAIASKYRNAGQTCVCANRILVQDSVYDAFTEKLAVAVAKLRVGHGLEDGVTQGPLINAKAIEKVETLVGDAVSKGATVVTGGKRHEADSNFYAPTILTGVTDDMRIFSEEIFGPVAPLFRFKDEEEAVRMANDTPFGLAAYFYARDIGRIWRVGEALEYGIVGINEGIISTESAPFGGIKESGIGREGSKYGVDDFVEIKYMCMGGIASKGL; from the coding sequence ATGCCTCTCAACCTGCAAGATACCGGTCTCTGGCAAACCAGGGCCTTCCTTGATGGTAAATGGACCGATGCCGCCTGCGGCAAAATGTTTCCCGTGAGTGACCCGGCCAATGGCGAGCATTTGGCCGACGTTCCGGATATGGACGCCGAAGATACCCGCCGTGCCATTGAGGCTGCGAATGGTGCCCTGCCTGCCTGGCGGCTGCTGACCGCGAAGGAGCGGGCTACGATCCTGCGGAAGTGGTTCGACCTTTGTCTGGCCGCGCGTGACGACCTCGCGCTGCTCATGACCCGCGAACAGGGCAAGCCCCTGGCCGAAGCATCCGGCGAAGTGGTCTATGGAGCCTCCTTCATCGAATGGTTTGCCGAAGAGGGCAAGCGTATCTATGGCGATGTGATCCCCTCCCATGGTGCGGACAAGCGGATCGTTACCGTCAAGCAGCCCATTGGTGTGGTGGCCGCAATCACGCCGTGGAACTTCCCCATGGCGATGATCACCCGCAAATGTGCACCCGCCCTGGCGGCTGGTTGTACGGTTGTGATCAAACCGGCGGAGGATACGCCGCTCACAGCCCTTGCCCTGGCCGAACTTGCCCGGCGCGCAGGCTTCCCCGATGGCGTGGTCAATGTGGTGACGGCCTCGCACGGGGCCGAAGTCGGCGGTGAACTGACGGCCAACCCGATCGTCCGCAAGCTTTCCTTCACAGGCTCGACCCAGGTTGGGAAGCTTCTGATGCGGCAGTGCTCTGATACGGTGAAGAAGGTCAGTCTTGAGCTTGGCGGCAATGCGCCGTTTATCGTTTTTGACGATGCGGACCTGGATGAGGCGGTTATCGGGGCGATTGCCTCGAAATATCGTAACGCCGGTCAGACCTGTGTCTGTGCCAACCGCATTCTGGTGCAGGACAGCGTCTATGATGCCTTTACCGAAAAACTTGCCGTGGCAGTGGCGAAACTGCGTGTCGGGCATGGCCTGGAGGATGGCGTCACGCAGGGGCCGCTGATTAATGCCAAGGCGATTGAAAAGGTCGAAACCCTCGTCGGGGATGCAGTGAGCAAGGGGGCGACGGTTGTCACTGGCGGGAAGCGCCATGAAGCCGACAGTAATTTCTATGCGCCTACGATCCTGACCGGGGTGACAGACGATATGCGGATATTCTCCGAAGAAATCTTCGGGCCTGTCGCGCCTCTTTTCCGGTTCAAGGATGAAGAAGAGGCAGTCCGCATGGCCAATGATACGCCATTCGGTCTGGCCGCCTATTTCTATGCCCGTGATATCGGTCGGATCTGGCGGGTAGGCGAGGCGCTTGAATATGGCATCGTCGGCATCAACGAAGGCATTATTTCCACCGAATCAGCACCTTTCGGCGGTATCAAGGAATCCGGTATCGGCCGTGAAGGCTCCAAATACGGCGTCGATGACTTTGTTGAGATCAAATACATGTGCATGGGCGGCATCGCGTCCAAAGGCCTTTGA